In Strongyloides ratti genome assembly S_ratti_ED321, scaffold srae_chrx_scaffold0000002, a single window of DNA contains:
- a CDS encoding Tetratricopeptide-like helical domain and Outer membrane protein, IML2, mitochondrial/Tetratricopeptide repeat protein 39 family and Tetratricopeptide repeat-containing protein: MCHNENNNNKNNELYRKISIYEDALEEHPEKIEIFSIKETFSDTKIALHHFMNNKFELAEKKLVKFSDKTIYHSMGLSSILFIKAIMTCERRDLEIASESCKKTLIVIENFRPKNKSLNFFSWIGNQQRLLSDEEIHAELCYAETLMIKAILTFFIDETLTSFFKGVLKINNCHSIFRNCYKIINEEEWKNRDILIREQFEAGTRAGIGMFNLIISIMPPKIYKLLEFCGFNGNKTFGMEELLKASEMTKTLRQPLVCIYLLSWHLIGTFILENGNTDIKLCEKLLKPLLHDYPDGAIILFLKGRYYLICGDIDNAIHFYNRSIKVQNTYKQFHHICYWELIFAFAYLRQWSRAAHNTKILMDESKWSKCVYTYLMAILINADKMVKKKKETVDILLIKVSKLRLRIAGKSIPVEKFCEKKAQRYLKTGSLLLAQYEFLYFWHSFNILSSNNKLIKPILEDIMELSGDISQNDKVDIDDKCLYYFLFGVCNRILKNYNEAEKAFYFILSKESELTDHIYLAPNATYELALLKKSVGNIEICKQLLKKALLYRGYLLETRLHLKIHNLAGRIE; encoded by the exons atgtgTCACAAtgaaaacaataataataaaaataatgaattatatcgaaaaatttcaatatatGAAGATGCATTAGAAGAACATCCAGAAAAAATTGA aattttttcaataaaggAAACATTCTCTGATACTAAAATTGCATTACATcattttatgaataataaatttgaattagctgaaaaaaaattagtaaaattttCAGACAAGACTATTTATCATTCAATGGGATTAAGCTCAATACTATTTATCAAAGCTATTATGACATGTGAGAGAAGAGATTTAGAGATTGCATCTGAATCATGTAAAAAAACACTTATtgttatagaaaattttcgcccaaaaaataaatcacttaattttttttcatggATTGGTAATCAACAACGTTTATTAAGTGATGAAGAAATTCATGCTGAATTATGTTATGCTGAAacattaatgataaaagctatattaactttttttatagatgAAACATTaacaagtttttttaaaggtgttttaaaaataaataattgtcattcaatttttag aaattgctacaaaataataaatgaagaaGAATGGAAAAATagagatattttaataagagAACAATTTGAAGCTGGAACAAGAGCTGGAATTGGaatgtttaatttaattatttctataatGCCTCCTAAAATTTATAAGTTGTTAGAATTTTGTGGTTTTAATGGTAACaaa ACATTTGGAATGGAGGAATTATTAAAAGCTTCAGAAATGACAAAAACATTAAGACAACCATTGGtatgtatttatttattgtcaTGGCATTTGATTGGAACATTTATACTTGAGAATGGTAATActgatataaaattatgcgaaaaattattaaaaccaCTTTTACATGATTATCCTGATGGTgctataatactttttttaaaaggaagatattatttaatttgtgGTGACATTGATAATgctatacatttttataatcgtAGTATAAAAGTTCAAAATACTTATAAACAATTTCATCATATTTGCTATTGGGAATTAATATTTGCTTTTGCCTATCTACGACAATGGAGTAGAGCTGCacataatacaaaaatattaatggaTGAATCAAAATGGAGTAAATGtgtttatacatatttaatggcaattttaattaatgcTGATAAaatggttaaaaaaaaaaaagaaacagtTGATATATTACTTATAAAAGTTTCAAAATTACGTTTAAGAATAGCAGGAAAAAGTATTCCTGTTGAAAAattttgtgaaaaaaaagcacaaagatatttaaaaacaggTTCATTACTATTGGCACaatatgaatttttatatttttggcattcttttaatattctttcatctaataataaattaattaaaccTATTCTGGAAGATATTATGGAACTGTCCGGAGATATTTCCCAAAATGATAAAGTTGATATTGATGATAAATgtttatactattttttatttggtGTTTGTAATAgaattctaaaaaattataatgaagCTGAAAAagcattttattttattttatcaaaagaatCTGAATTGACGgatcatatttatttagcACCAAATGCCACATATGAATTAGCGTTACTTAAAAAATCTGTTGGTAATATTGAAATTTGTAagcaattattaaaaaaagcttTATTATATCGTGGATATTTATTAGAAACAAGATTACATTTAAAGATTCATAATCTAGCAGGAAGAATAGAATAa